From Parasphaerochaeta coccoides DSM 17374, a single genomic window includes:
- a CDS encoding glycoside hydrolase family 65 protein: MNRYMYVRQEQSLDNDVLSLEETLFHSANGYIGVRGAFEEGYPHGFTTVRGSYVNGVYDIVPMPQAEPLHGLVTKKQTLVNVADVQDLRLYVDGELCTAPGKRTLDMRQGTVTRSFVWKSTRGRTVRVTIIRMASFVRLPLFLLTYTIETDGECKLDFVAAHHADVLNFSDSSDPRVASHSRRHIIIDDMSADSGEGFCRSVISTHTRESGIGIVTGVHDVCGADPADVTVSTGAGFVSRTFSLKATAGTPVIFSRYAVFADSRRYNSKRYDSLQQECIAIMEDAVRTEKVLYAEQSAYLDDFWKDLDFGVDGDNRLSAALTFNIYQLLQSVGKDEFSHLSAKGLSGEGYEGHYFWDTEMYVQPLFTLTRPEISRQLLAYRYAILPQARENARHLGHQHGALYPWRTISGEECSGFFPAGTAQYHIDGAVAYAVVMYWQVTGDKDFMEDMGLEMLLEIARLWADLGTYCGGKFHLHCVTGPDEYTCIVNNNYYTNISAQYDLRWAVRLFRDFDAMGRAQKAKKATGITAQELLDFSRAADAMYLPYDAERDITPQDDSFLSKKVWDLGGTPQKDFPLLMHYHPLVLYRYQVCKQADTILAHVLYEKDADYSTRLNSFRYYEKLTTHDSSLSTCIFSIAASRLGLVDEAYEYFGDSVEIDINNTHGNTKDGIHTANMGGSCMAILFGFAGFYITEKGFCLSPSIPRQWEGYHFRLRLNDCAVMVRVNHETVTLYLLEGEEEQLYLYGEPVRVTQEKKVFALRTSSERTLAEGALSGGTSSKRTSPERLKESV, from the coding sequence ATGAATCGATATATGTATGTTCGGCAAGAACAGAGCCTTGATAATGATGTCCTGTCGCTTGAGGAGACGCTTTTCCATAGTGCCAACGGGTACATAGGGGTCAGGGGAGCTTTTGAAGAAGGCTATCCCCATGGTTTTACCACGGTTCGTGGTTCCTATGTGAACGGAGTGTACGACATTGTGCCTATGCCCCAGGCAGAACCTTTGCATGGGCTTGTCACCAAAAAACAGACGTTGGTGAACGTGGCGGATGTCCAGGATCTCAGGCTGTATGTGGACGGCGAGCTTTGTACCGCTCCCGGAAAAAGGACACTGGACATGCGGCAGGGAACCGTCACCCGGAGCTTTGTATGGAAAAGCACGCGGGGCAGGACAGTGCGGGTCACTATCATCCGCATGGCATCTTTCGTGAGGCTCCCGCTTTTTCTGCTGACATATACCATAGAGACAGACGGGGAATGTAAACTGGATTTCGTTGCCGCCCATCATGCGGATGTTCTTAACTTTTCTGATTCCTCTGACCCGCGCGTAGCATCTCATTCCCGGCGGCATATCATCATTGACGACATGAGCGCGGACAGCGGAGAAGGTTTCTGTCGGTCTGTCATTTCAACGCATACGCGGGAGAGCGGGATAGGCATAGTCACCGGCGTCCATGATGTATGCGGCGCGGATCCTGCTGATGTCACGGTAAGCACGGGAGCGGGCTTCGTAAGCCGCACGTTCTCTCTGAAAGCCACGGCCGGGACTCCCGTGATTTTTTCCCGCTATGCTGTTTTTGCTGACAGCAGACGGTACAATAGCAAACGGTACGACAGTCTCCAGCAGGAATGCATTGCTATCATGGAGGATGCGGTACGGACGGAAAAGGTCTTGTATGCCGAACAGTCGGCGTATCTTGACGACTTCTGGAAGGATCTAGATTTTGGTGTTGATGGTGACAACCGGCTTTCCGCCGCGCTGACGTTCAACATCTACCAACTGCTCCAGTCAGTCGGCAAGGACGAATTTTCCCATCTGTCGGCCAAGGGTTTGTCAGGAGAGGGCTATGAAGGGCATTACTTCTGGGATACGGAGATGTATGTCCAGCCTTTGTTCACGCTGACCCGCCCGGAAATATCCCGGCAGCTGCTGGCATACCGTTATGCCATTCTCCCGCAGGCCAGGGAAAATGCCCGGCATCTGGGACATCAGCATGGCGCTCTCTATCCATGGCGTACTATTTCCGGTGAGGAGTGTTCGGGTTTCTTTCCGGCGGGAACGGCGCAATACCATATAGACGGAGCGGTGGCGTATGCTGTGGTGATGTATTGGCAGGTGACGGGTGACAAGGATTTCATGGAAGACATGGGTCTTGAGATGTTGTTGGAGATTGCCCGCCTCTGGGCTGACCTGGGTACGTATTGCGGAGGGAAGTTCCATCTGCATTGTGTCACCGGCCCGGACGAGTATACCTGCATTGTCAACAACAACTACTACACCAATATTTCGGCTCAGTACGACTTACGGTGGGCGGTGCGTCTGTTCCGTGACTTTGATGCAATGGGTCGGGCACAGAAGGCAAAAAAGGCAACGGGCATCACGGCGCAAGAACTTCTGGACTTCTCCAGGGCGGCCGATGCCATGTATCTGCCCTATGATGCCGAGCGTGACATCACTCCCCAGGATGACAGCTTTCTCTCAAAGAAGGTCTGGGATCTGGGCGGTACTCCCCAAAAGGACTTTCCCCTTCTGATGCATTACCATCCGCTTGTCCTGTACCGCTATCAAGTCTGCAAGCAGGCTGATACGATATTGGCGCATGTTCTGTATGAAAAGGACGCGGACTATTCCACACGGCTCAATTCCTTCCGGTATTACGAGAAGCTGACTACCCATGATTCGTCTTTGTCCACCTGTATTTTCAGCATAGCCGCTTCTCGGCTGGGGTTGGTGGATGAGGCGTATGAGTATTTTGGCGATTCAGTGGAAATTGACATCAATAATACTCATGGCAATACGAAGGATGGCATCCATACCGCCAACATGGGGGGAAGTTGCATGGCAATCCTGTTCGGTTTCGCGGGTTTTTACATCACGGAGAAAGGGTTTTGTCTCTCTCCCTCCATTCCCCGCCAGTGGGAGGGGTATCATTTTCGCTTGCGCC
- a CDS encoding carbohydrate ABC transporter permease, with translation MTAMTTRKTVRRVILSTLLLLLGLAFLFPLYIMLINSLKNRAELYMSPVALPMGMLWGNYAEAARKMDFMRALGNSLFITIVSVVFIVIFSSMCAWMIARKNDKLSKLVYFIFVATMLIPFQTLMMPLVQMMKWSRQTLGVPVLNTYGGIIFMYIGFGMSLAVFLFHGFVKGIPLSLEEAATLDGCSRGGVFWRIVFPMLKPTIVTVIILDIIWIWNDYLLPSLVLNNKALRTIPLSTSSFFGVFTIQWNQAMAGLTMAIIPVIIFYFCAQKYIIKGVAAGAVK, from the coding sequence ATGACCGCTATGACCACACGCAAGACAGTGAGACGGGTAATCTTGTCAACTCTCCTGCTCCTGCTTGGGCTTGCTTTTCTGTTCCCGCTGTACATCATGCTCATCAATTCGTTGAAGAACCGTGCCGAGCTTTACATGAGTCCTGTGGCTTTGCCTATGGGAATGCTGTGGGGTAATTACGCTGAAGCCGCCCGTAAGATGGACTTCATGCGGGCACTTGGCAATTCCTTGTTCATCACTATTGTTTCGGTGGTGTTTATCGTCATTTTCTCATCAATGTGCGCATGGATGATTGCGCGGAAGAATGACAAACTGAGCAAGCTGGTCTATTTCATCTTTGTCGCGACAATGCTCATTCCCTTCCAGACTCTGATGATGCCGCTGGTTCAGATGATGAAATGGTCCCGCCAGACGCTGGGCGTGCCGGTACTCAATACCTACGGAGGCATCATCTTCATGTATATCGGCTTTGGCATGTCCCTGGCGGTGTTCCTGTTCCATGGTTTTGTAAAGGGTATTCCCCTGTCCCTGGAGGAAGCCGCGACTCTGGACGGATGCAGTCGGGGCGGGGTCTTCTGGCGCATCGTTTTTCCCATGCTCAAACCGACGATTGTCACGGTCATCATCCTTGACATCATCTGGATATGGAATGACTACCTGTTGCCCTCGCTTGTCCTGAACAACAAGGCTTTGCGCACCATTCCCCTGTCCACCAGCTCGTTCTTCGGAGTGTTCACCATCCAGTGGAACCAGGCTATGGCCGGTCTGACCATGGCTATCATCCCTGTCATCATCTTCTATTTCTGCGCTCAGAAATACATCATCAAGGGCGTTGCGGCGGGAGCGGTAAAATAA
- a CDS encoding carbohydrate ABC transporter permease: MVTHKKRERFWFFLFVFPALISFFIVVIIPFLIGIGYSFVSWDGLSMNPVKFVGMDNYARLFTDVRFGESAQHTVIFTFLSVILINVLGLVLALLVTSRLKVTTIARTMFFMPNLIGGLILGYIWKFILSDAFKAIGTQSGLTGVFFNWLLHPTAALMALVVVITWQMAGYVMIIYITGIQSVPEEVMEAATIDGAGPWRKFFTIELPLIMPSVTICTFYSLSNCFKIYDINLSLTGGGPGTSTEMFAMNIFNEIFSYNNYGYGQAKAILFFLLIAVVAITQVSLTKRREVQL, translated from the coding sequence ATGGTAACACATAAGAAAAGAGAACGGTTTTGGTTCTTCCTGTTTGTTTTTCCCGCGCTCATTTCTTTCTTCATCGTCGTGATTATTCCGTTTCTCATAGGCATAGGATATTCCTTTGTCTCATGGGACGGACTGTCCATGAATCCGGTGAAGTTCGTGGGAATGGACAATTACGCACGCCTGTTCACTGATGTCCGTTTCGGAGAATCCGCGCAGCATACGGTCATTTTTACGTTTCTGTCGGTCATACTGATTAACGTGTTGGGGCTGGTGCTTGCCCTGTTGGTGACATCACGCCTGAAAGTGACTACCATTGCCCGCACCATGTTCTTCATGCCTAACCTGATTGGTGGTCTGATTCTTGGATATATCTGGAAATTCATATTGTCCGATGCGTTCAAGGCCATTGGTACGCAGTCGGGTCTTACAGGAGTATTCTTCAACTGGCTGTTGCATCCTACGGCGGCGCTGATGGCTCTTGTCGTGGTCATTACGTGGCAGATGGCAGGGTACGTGATGATTATTTATATCACAGGCATCCAGTCCGTCCCGGAAGAAGTCATGGAAGCGGCGACGATAGATGGGGCAGGCCCCTGGCGGAAATTCTTTACCATAGAACTTCCCCTGATCATGCCTTCTGTGACCATCTGTACATTCTATTCGTTGTCCAACTGTTTCAAGATTTACGATATCAACCTGTCGCTTACCGGAGGCGGACCGGGTACCTCTACCGAGATGTTCGCCATGAATATCTTCAATGAAATCTTCTCCTACAATAATTATGGCTATGGTCAGGCAAAGGCCATACTTTTCTTCCTTCTGATTGCCGTGGTGGCCATCACCCAGGTATCTCTCACCAAGAGACGGGAGGTGCAGCTATGA
- a CDS encoding ABC transporter substrate-binding protein gives MKKTVTLLLVLLMVLPLFAGGRTEQKAESQKIIIFQSKVEITDELENAAKDFTAETGIQVEIWETTGDDYRSQLRLKLAGDEVPALFSVSKGSEADMFKAYLADIGSGKVQQYVADSMALEIDGKRVGVPYSVEGFGLVTNDALVKESDLATQDAFFAAIKNLSAQGINPLGLSQESYFLIGHILNTPFAIMDDPEAFRASYVKGGVRLADQKEFQAFATLMELVRQYSLNPMEINYDRSSGDFATGKTAMIHQGNWVSGMFTDYAPKFSMSLCALPLLGNQKIAVSVPYYWVVNSQVSASQQAAAMRFLDWLYTSEKGMDYIVSKFGFVPATSNISTASLDPLSADVAQAAGAGKTLPWTFNDWPMNIIDTDFAPITQRFFTTPSMTGLEFVNLLDTAYQSRL, from the coding sequence ATGAAAAAGACAGTGACATTATTATTGGTTCTGCTCATGGTCCTCCCGTTGTTCGCGGGCGGAAGAACCGAACAGAAGGCTGAATCCCAGAAAATCATCATTTTCCAGTCAAAAGTGGAAATCACTGATGAACTGGAGAACGCGGCAAAGGATTTTACCGCCGAAACAGGCATCCAGGTGGAAATCTGGGAGACGACAGGTGACGATTACCGTTCACAGCTGCGCCTGAAACTTGCCGGTGATGAAGTGCCTGCGCTGTTCTCTGTCAGCAAAGGTTCCGAGGCTGATATGTTCAAGGCATATCTTGCGGACATCGGTTCCGGAAAGGTACAGCAGTATGTTGCTGATTCCATGGCATTGGAAATTGACGGAAAGAGAGTAGGCGTTCCGTACAGCGTTGAAGGCTTCGGTCTGGTGACCAATGATGCGCTGGTGAAGGAATCTGACCTGGCGACACAGGATGCTTTCTTTGCCGCAATCAAGAACCTGTCCGCGCAAGGAATCAATCCCCTGGGACTGAGCCAGGAATCCTACTTCCTTATCGGACATATCCTCAATACGCCATTTGCCATCATGGACGACCCCGAAGCGTTCCGCGCATCCTATGTGAAGGGCGGTGTCCGTCTGGCTGACCAGAAGGAATTTCAGGCATTCGCCACACTGATGGAGCTGGTGCGCCAGTACAGCCTCAACCCCATGGAAATCAACTACGACCGTTCCAGCGGTGACTTTGCCACCGGCAAGACGGCCATGATTCACCAAGGCAACTGGGTTTCAGGCATGTTCACGGACTATGCGCCGAAATTCTCCATGAGCCTGTGCGCCCTTCCTCTCTTGGGCAACCAGAAGATTGCCGTTTCCGTTCCGTATTACTGGGTCGTTAACTCCCAGGTCTCCGCTTCACAGCAAGCTGCCGCCATGCGTTTCCTTGACTGGCTCTATACATCTGAAAAGGGGATGGATTACATTGTGAGCAAGTTTGGGTTCGTTCCCGCGACATCAAATATTTCGACCGCTTCATTGGATCCGCTGTCCGCCGATGTCGCACAGGCCGCCGGGGCGGGAAAGACACTGCCGTGGACCTTCAACGATTGGCCTATGAATATCATAGATACTGATTTTGCGCCGATTACCCAGAGGTTCTTCACGACTCCTTCCATGACTGGCCTGGAGTTCGTCAATCTGCTTGATACTGCCTATCAGTCACGCCTGTAA
- a CDS encoding LacI family DNA-binding transcriptional regulator — protein MNSNGTHDASTDAISRADRNGNWSEAPVVGIKEIAQLAGVSPATVSNALNGRPNVGQATKEKILTICKEHDYHPNIAGRHLKTGRSKTILFTFSDFDRSFYLEVIHGIHDYADAHDYDLLICTGRVCEKYMHPTMTSGCIALDGKLSSELLERKASPDYPIVVLDRILQNPSIKSILVNNYDPMYALVDSLVKKGFTRFSFLGGIENTADNRERYQAFLDALEANGIGFSRDGYIAGNWHESSGIRAAQILLLTESRPEVLVCANDNMAMGAIQTFNANGLTVGRDISVTGFDNNAIAEYNGITTIDIPDYERGYLAAQALVGNIEGDINKEIFRITAKLIERRSVAPGRL, from the coding sequence ATGAACAGTAATGGAACACATGATGCAAGTACGGATGCAATCAGTCGTGCGGACAGGAACGGAAACTGGAGCGAGGCTCCGGTAGTCGGCATAAAGGAAATAGCGCAGCTTGCGGGAGTCTCTCCCGCGACGGTATCCAATGCTCTCAACGGGCGTCCCAATGTGGGACAGGCGACCAAAGAGAAGATCCTGACCATCTGCAAGGAACATGACTACCATCCCAATATAGCCGGAAGGCACCTGAAGACAGGCCGGTCAAAGACTATCCTTTTTACTTTCAGTGATTTTGACAGATCCTTTTATCTTGAAGTCATCCATGGCATCCATGATTATGCTGATGCCCATGATTACGACCTGCTCATCTGCACAGGACGGGTCTGCGAAAAATACATGCATCCCACCATGACCAGCGGATGCATTGCCCTGGACGGCAAGCTGTCCAGCGAGCTTCTTGAACGCAAGGCTTCTCCTGACTATCCCATTGTCGTCCTGGACAGGATACTACAGAACCCTTCAATCAAGAGCATTTTGGTCAACAACTATGACCCTATGTACGCTTTGGTTGATTCGCTTGTCAAGAAAGGCTTTACACGGTTTTCATTCCTTGGCGGGATTGAGAACACCGCTGATAACCGGGAAAGGTACCAAGCGTTCCTTGATGCTTTGGAAGCAAACGGGATAGGGTTTAGCAGAGATGGGTACATTGCCGGAAACTGGCATGAGAGCAGCGGCATCCGTGCCGCCCAGATTCTGCTTCTGACGGAAAGCCGTCCTGAAGTCCTTGTCTGTGCCAATGACAACATGGCTATGGGCGCCATACAGACATTCAACGCGAACGGACTGACTGTCGGACGGGATATCTCCGTGACGGGGTTCGACAACAATGCCATAGCCGAATACAACGGCATCACCACAATTGATATCCCTGACTATGAGAGGGGATATCTGGCTGCCCAGGCACTGGTGGGGAACATAGAGGGTGACATCAACAAGGAAATATTCCGGATAACCGCCAAGCTCATTGAAAGACGTTCCGTGGCTCCCGGAAGACTGTAA
- a CDS encoding ACT domain-containing protein, whose product MNKSIISVVGRDQVGIIAKVCTYLSENGVNILDISQTIVDGYFTMLMVTDTQKSEKSFLQLCDDLEALGKSIGCVIKLQKDEIFTKMQRI is encoded by the coding sequence ATGAACAAGTCAATTATTTCAGTGGTAGGCAGGGATCAAGTGGGCATCATTGCCAAAGTATGCACCTATCTTTCAGAGAATGGTGTCAATATCCTTGATATCAGCCAGACTATTGTGGATGGATATTTCACCATGCTCATGGTCACTGACACTCAGAAATCGGAAAAAAGTTTCCTCCAGCTCTGTGATGACCTTGAAGCCTTGGGCAAGAGCATTGGCTGCGTCATCAAGTTACAGAAAGATGAGATTTTCACCAAGATGCAACGCATCTGA
- a CDS encoding PFL family protein — translation MTNLDEIFETNEMIEQANLDVRTITLGISLLDCITSDVAELCLNIHDKITMVAKDLLTVGRDIEREYGIPIVNKRISVTPISLIGASACREIADYVMIARMLDDAARKVGVNFIGGFSALPAKGMTKSEELLIRSIPRALAATEHVCASVNLGSTRTGVNMDVVKLMGSIVKETAELTREDDSIGCAKLVVFCNAPDDNPFMAGAFHGVTETDSVVNVGVSGPGVINQVVRSVKGEDFSTLCEAIKKTSFKITRLGQLVAQEASKRLGVPFGIVDLSLAPTPTVGDSIADILEGMGLEKVGAPGTTMALALLNDHVKKGGIMASSSVGGLSGAFIPISEDQGMIEAVQAGALTLEKLEAMTCVCSVGLDMIAIPGSTPDSTISGIIADEMAIGMINQKTTAVRIIPVIGKDVGDVAEFGGLLGTAPVMKVNGFSCGEFIARGGRVPPPVHSFKN, via the coding sequence ATGACTAACCTCGACGAAATATTTGAAACCAATGAGATGATTGAACAGGCAAACCTGGATGTGCGCACCATCACGCTGGGCATCAGCCTTCTTGACTGTATCACATCCGACGTGGCCGAGCTATGCCTCAACATTCACGACAAGATAACCATGGTCGCCAAGGATCTGCTCACGGTCGGACGCGATATTGAGCGGGAATATGGCATTCCCATTGTGAACAAACGTATCTCCGTCACCCCCATCTCCCTCATTGGCGCTTCCGCCTGTAGGGAAATTGCTGATTATGTCATGATTGCGCGGATGTTGGATGACGCCGCCCGTAAGGTCGGCGTCAACTTCATTGGTGGTTTCTCCGCCCTGCCCGCAAAAGGCATGACAAAAAGTGAGGAATTGCTGATTCGTTCCATTCCCCGTGCGTTGGCGGCTACTGAACATGTCTGCGCCTCCGTGAACCTTGGTTCCACCAGGACTGGCGTCAATATGGACGTGGTAAAGCTCATGGGAAGCATAGTCAAGGAAACAGCGGAGCTGACCAGGGAGGATGATTCCATTGGCTGCGCCAAGCTGGTGGTGTTCTGCAATGCTCCGGATGACAATCCTTTCATGGCAGGAGCTTTCCATGGCGTGACTGAGACCGACAGCGTGGTGAATGTCGGGGTCAGCGGCCCTGGCGTGATAAACCAGGTCGTGCGGTCAGTGAAAGGAGAGGATTTCAGCACTCTCTGCGAGGCGATCAAGAAGACATCTTTCAAGATTACGCGCCTTGGACAGCTTGTTGCCCAAGAAGCCAGCAAGCGTCTGGGAGTCCCTTTTGGTATTGTTGATTTGTCCCTTGCCCCCACTCCGACTGTCGGCGACAGTATTGCGGACATCCTGGAAGGCATGGGGTTGGAGAAGGTCGGCGCACCGGGAACCACCATGGCGCTTGCCTTGCTCAACGACCACGTGAAGAAAGGCGGCATCATGGCATCATCTTCCGTCGGCGGGCTGAGCGGTGCTTTCATTCCCATAAGCGAGGATCAAGGGATGATTGAAGCGGTTCAGGCGGGAGCGTTGACCCTTGAGAAGCTTGAAGCCATGACCTGCGTCTGTTCGGTGGGATTGGACATGATTGCCATTCCCGGTTCTACGCCTGACTCAACAATCAGCGGCATCATTGCGGATGAAATGGCGATAGGCATGATCAACCAGAAGACCACAGCCGTCCGCATAATTCCGGTCATTGGAAAGGATGTGGGTGATGTCGCCGAGTTTGGCGGGCTTTTGGGTACGGCACCAGTCATGAAGGTCAATGGCTTCTCATGCGGAGAATTCATAGCCCGTGGAGGACGTGTGCCGCCTCCTGTGCATAGTTTCAAGAACTAG
- a CDS encoding pyridoxamine 5'-phosphate oxidase family protein: MEKTCEFLKKAGTYYLATADGAQPRVRPFGTAHIFEGRLYIQTGASKKVSQEMHVNPRIEICAYTGDEWMRIEAVAVRDGRIEAQASMLDAYPMLKSMYAAGDGNSEVWYLSDATATIYSFTKGAAYTEKF, from the coding sequence ATGGAAAAGACATGTGAATTCCTGAAAAAAGCGGGTACATATTATCTTGCCACTGCGGACGGCGCCCAGCCGCGGGTACGACCTTTTGGTACTGCCCATATCTTTGAGGGGCGGCTGTATATCCAGACGGGAGCGTCAAAAAAAGTTTCCCAGGAGATGCATGTGAATCCCCGCATTGAAATCTGCGCTTACACGGGCGATGAATGGATGCGGATTGAGGCTGTCGCTGTACGTGACGGGCGTATTGAAGCTCAAGCAAGCATGTTGGACGCGTATCCCATGCTGAAAAGCATGTACGCTGCGGGAGACGGCAATTCAGAAGTCTGGTATCTTTCCGACGCAACAGCCACTATCTACTCATTCACGAAAGGTGCGGCGTATACCGAAAAGTTCTGA
- a CDS encoding fimbrillin family protein, with product MREKKLGITVLAIVLVALFAFVACDGNKVNVANNGEVRFATGIRKATANSEWEAADSVGIFMADADDTLSYTDAATSTPDPERYNKQYRADTAAQTSGFTAIDAANTLKWDDITTTPKFDFIAYYPYVATITTPAALPISVAAPSAEQVTGTADFLWGRTDDIENNQSVVALLLNHKLSRLVVIAKPGVELGVNDLDSALTVHVTGLNTTATLDLNDGTLTPIVSVADIQMKDITTQADLDAHQRRYEVVVIPTAQVTAFANVGLRFTDVTASNTTYLWKASESVAEVDETKIHFDEGKQHVYNITLNKANDEVAVAEINIEIGDWEDGDGGNWGAVLN from the coding sequence ATGAGAGAGAAAAAATTAGGTATTACGGTTCTTGCGATCGTCCTTGTGGCGCTTTTCGCATTTGTTGCATGTGATGGTAACAAGGTAAATGTGGCCAACAACGGTGAAGTACGCTTTGCCACAGGCATTCGCAAGGCTACGGCTAATTCCGAATGGGAAGCCGCTGATTCAGTCGGTATCTTCATGGCTGATGCCGATGATACTCTGTCCTATACCGACGCCGCAACCTCAACCCCTGATCCGGAACGTTACAACAAACAATACAGGGCTGACACAGCGGCTCAGACGTCCGGTTTCACTGCTATTGATGCCGCCAACACCTTGAAGTGGGATGACATTACTACCACCCCCAAGTTCGACTTCATCGCCTATTATCCGTATGTGGCGACTATCACTACCCCCGCAGCCCTGCCTATAAGTGTCGCGGCACCTTCCGCGGAACAGGTTACTGGAACGGCTGACTTCCTGTGGGGACGCACGGACGATATAGAGAACAACCAGTCAGTGGTAGCCTTGCTGCTTAATCACAAGCTTTCCCGCCTGGTCGTCATTGCTAAGCCTGGCGTTGAACTGGGAGTCAATGATCTTGATTCCGCGCTGACCGTACATGTCACCGGCCTGAACACGACAGCCACGCTCGACCTGAATGACGGAACCTTGACACCTATCGTTAGTGTCGCGGATATCCAAATGAAGGACATCACCACTCAAGCTGATCTGGACGCGCACCAGCGCCGGTATGAAGTTGTGGTAATACCTACGGCTCAAGTGACCGCTTTTGCAAATGTGGGATTGAGATTTACCGACGTTACGGCTTCTAATACTACATACCTATGGAAAGCATCTGAAAGCGTAGCTGAGGTTGATGAGACCAAGATTCACTTTGACGAAGGCAAGCAGCATGTCTACAACATAACGCTGAACAAGGCCAATGATGAAGTCGCCGTTGCCGAAATCAATATTGAGATTGGCGATTGGGAAGATGGAGATGGTGGAAACTGGGGCGCTGTCCTCAACTAA
- a CDS encoding MATE family efflux transporter, which yields MQLHGKMLSAKPLRTIFVFMVPILAGNVIQQVYNLMDTVIIGQFLGAEMLAAVGTTGPIAFLVIGFAEGVAVGFSLKLAQFFGSQDVKAMKRSLATSLLLSAGISLVLTVICLATGRHLLRAMNVPADIFEASFRYISVLYIGIIASIFSTLYVGLLRSMSDSRTPLFIMICASVANVVMDIVFIGIFRMDVSVTAWTNVVAQIITWVLCVFHLRKHYPDLKLSMSDLRVTMKDIASHLGMGLPMAFQYSITALGVIMVQSSLNQLGTEAIAGYSAASKIEGFVIQPMIALATAASTFCAQNLGAKQFRRIRSGLDASLVIGLWCTLFASGVSYFLGEYLVYVFIGNPGAELLYHAVHYLKFVSYFFPALTVLFILRTCLQGMGENTVPTLGGAAELVGRALIIIWLFPSMRYEAVCLASPLAWIAAAIPLVIKSLVFVHRGVKRELLDIKERQQLVDVKPDTASYSV from the coding sequence ATGCAACTCCACGGTAAGATGCTCTCCGCAAAGCCATTGCGGACGATTTTTGTGTTCATGGTTCCCATTTTGGCGGGTAATGTCATCCAGCAGGTCTACAACCTGATGGACACTGTCATCATAGGTCAGTTTCTCGGTGCCGAGATGCTTGCCGCGGTCGGTACTACGGGCCCCATTGCTTTTCTTGTCATTGGTTTCGCCGAGGGTGTAGCGGTGGGGTTCTCCCTCAAGCTTGCCCAGTTCTTCGGTAGTCAGGATGTCAAGGCAATGAAGCGTTCCCTTGCCACCAGCCTGTTGCTGTCAGCTGGCATTTCCCTTGTCCTGACTGTCATCTGCCTGGCCACTGGCAGGCATCTGCTCAGGGCTATGAATGTTCCCGCGGATATCTTTGAAGCATCATTCCGCTATATTTCCGTCCTCTACATTGGTATCATAGCCTCTATCTTCAGCACATTGTATGTCGGTCTGCTCCGTTCAATGAGCGACAGCCGGACGCCGCTGTTCATCATGATTTGTGCTTCTGTGGCGAATGTCGTGATGGATATAGTGTTCATTGGCATTTTTCGCATGGATGTATCGGTGACAGCATGGACAAATGTGGTAGCACAGATCATCACATGGGTTCTGTGCGTCTTCCATCTGCGCAAGCATTATCCTGACTTGAAGCTGTCCATGAGCGACCTGCGCGTTACCATGAAGGATATAGCGTCTCATCTTGGCATGGGACTGCCCATGGCCTTCCAGTACTCTATCACTGCCCTGGGTGTCATCATGGTGCAAAGTTCTCTCAACCAGCTTGGTACGGAAGCAATAGCCGGGTACTCCGCCGCCAGCAAGATAGAAGGTTTTGTCATCCAGCCGATGATTGCCCTGGCAACAGCCGCAAGTACGTTCTGTGCCCAGAACCTGGGAGCAAAACAGTTCCGCAGGATACGCAGCGGTCTGGATGCTTCTTTGGTCATCGGTCTCTGGTGTACGTTGTTCGCGTCCGGCGTCAGCTATTTCCTGGGGGAATATCTGGTGTATGTGTTCATTGGCAATCCTGGCGCGGAGTTGCTCTATCATGCGGTGCATTACCTGAAATTTGTTTCTTATTTCTTTCCGGCGTTGACCGTCTTGTTCATTCTGAGAACCTGTCTTCAGGGGATGGGAGAAAATACAGTCCCGACCTTGGGCGGAGCCGCGGAGCTGGTTGGTCGTGCGCTTATCATTATCTGGCTGTTTCCTTCAATGCGCTATGAGGCCGTCTGTCTGGCAAGTCCCCTTGCATGGATAGCGGCAGCCATTCCCCTGGTCATCAAGTCACTTGTTTTCGTCCATAGGGGAGTAAAGAGGGAGCTTCTGGATATCAAAGAACGTCAGCAGCTCGTGGACGTGAAGCCTGATACAGCGAGCTATTCTGTGTAA